In a single window of the Melissococcus plutonius ATCC 35311 genome:
- the cas8c gene encoding type I-C CRISPR-associated protein Cas8c/Csd1, with protein MSWLADLYQTYENNLDQVGKPIRNIWGKEVILLPISHAYQNAQIEVIIKPTGEFYKAKVIPKEEAATMIPVTIESAGRTSKPMPHGLHDNLQYVAGDYIQYGGDAKKGESFQKYIANLERWCASDFSHPKVQAILTYLKKGTLITDLINYQDEESHQPILIEREGKLVAKWKKEFGEKPEIFSVLASDQFSSFVRFDIYDLNLDAIPVWKDLAISDAFIDYYTTQLSWGGLDYITGKQVPLTENHPSKIRYGGDMAKLISGNDTTNFTFRGRFSEKNQVATIGYETSQKGHNALKWLISKQGKIIDGRVFLTWGEKSVDNLPAVDESSDAIFAEDKETDSITTIDKTSQDFSKSFIKALQGYQQDLRHDQNIHIMILDSATPGRMGILYYRSMEQESYLERLKNWHNQTGWWHAAGWQNAFYGAPSLRTIAEAVHGKRASETLIKNTMTQLFSCVVDNRKMPFNIMQGLLKNASNPLSMELWEWRKTVEIACSVIKHYFYDLEEEYTVALNKEEKDRSYLFGRLLAVADKAEDLALFIQYGEKDKKKQDNDKEKNKDKKERTTNALRYMNAFSNHPVTTWKILQENLIPYYEKLEDKGNYYQNLINQIMTQFDIDDYTDRALTGKYLLGYSSQRIELNNKDKNKDKEEK; from the coding sequence ATGAGTTGGTTAGCAGATCTTTATCAGACTTATGAGAATAACTTAGACCAAGTTGGGAAACCAATTAGGAATATTTGGGGCAAAGAAGTTATTCTATTACCGATTTCCCATGCCTATCAAAATGCGCAGATTGAGGTAATTATAAAGCCAACTGGTGAATTCTATAAAGCAAAAGTAATTCCTAAGGAAGAAGCAGCAACCATGATCCCTGTCACGATTGAATCAGCAGGAAGAACAAGTAAACCTATGCCACATGGGTTACATGATAACCTACAATATGTAGCTGGTGATTATATCCAATATGGTGGGGATGCTAAAAAGGGAGAAAGTTTTCAAAAGTATATTGCTAATCTTGAACGATGGTGTGCTTCTGACTTTTCTCATCCAAAAGTACAAGCTATTTTAACCTATCTAAAAAAAGGCACACTCATTACTGATTTAATCAATTATCAAGATGAAGAAAGTCATCAACCCATTCTCATAGAACGAGAAGGGAAGTTAGTTGCAAAATGGAAAAAAGAATTTGGAGAAAAACCAGAAATCTTTTCCGTCTTGGCTAGTGATCAATTTTCAAGTTTTGTTCGTTTTGATATTTATGATTTGAATCTAGATGCTATTCCTGTTTGGAAAGATTTAGCAATTAGCGATGCTTTTATTGATTATTATACAACACAACTATCTTGGGGTGGATTAGATTATATAACAGGTAAGCAGGTGCCTTTAACTGAAAATCATCCTTCAAAGATCCGTTATGGTGGTGATATGGCGAAATTGATTTCTGGAAATGATACAACAAATTTTACTTTTCGAGGTCGTTTTTCCGAAAAGAACCAAGTAGCTACTATTGGTTACGAAACTTCGCAAAAGGGACACAATGCTTTAAAATGGTTAATTAGTAAGCAAGGAAAAATCATTGATGGGCGGGTCTTTTTGACTTGGGGAGAAAAATCGGTAGATAATCTACCTGCTGTTGATGAATCAAGTGATGCTATTTTTGCTGAAGATAAGGAAACAGACTCAATAACAACCATTGATAAAACAAGTCAGGATTTTTCAAAAAGCTTTATAAAGGCATTGCAAGGCTATCAACAAGACTTAAGACATGATCAAAATATTCACATTATGATTCTTGATTCTGCAACACCTGGTAGAATGGGTATTTTGTATTACCGATCAATGGAACAAGAAAGCTATCTTGAACGCTTGAAAAATTGGCATAATCAAACGGGTTGGTGGCATGCTGCTGGTTGGCAAAATGCTTTTTACGGTGCACCTTCATTAAGAACTATTGCAGAAGCTGTCCATGGAAAAAGAGCAAGTGAAACGTTAATAAAAAATACAATGACCCAATTATTTTCCTGTGTCGTTGATAATCGTAAAATGCCATTTAATATTATGCAAGGTTTGTTGAAAAATGCTTCTAATCCCTTATCCATGGAATTATGGGAATGGAGAAAAACAGTCGAAATTGCTTGTAGTGTCATTAAACATTATTTTTATGATTTAGAGGAGGAATATACAGTGGCTTTGAACAAAGAAGAAAAAGATCGTAGTTATTTATTTGGACGTTTATTAGCAGTTGCGGATAAAGCAGAAGATTTAGCCTTATTTATTCAGTATGGAGAGAAGGATAAAAAGAAACAAGACAATGACAAAGAAAAAAATAAAGATAAAAAAGAACGAACAACAAACGCACTACGATATATGAATGCTTTCAGCAATCATCCAGTAACCACTTGGAAAATATTGCAAGAAAATTTAATTCCCTACTATGAAAAATTGGAGGATAAGGGTAATTATTATCAAAATCTAATTAACCAAATTATGACCCAATTTGATATCGATGATTATACAGATCGGGCATTAACAGGGAAGTATCTATTAGGATATAGTAGTCAACGGATTGAATTAAACAATAAAGATAAAAATAAAGATAAAGAGGAGAAATAA
- the cas7c gene encoding type I-C CRISPR-associated protein Cas7/Csd2, with protein MGVLQNKIDFKVVVSVANANPNGDPLNGNRPRQNFDGFGEISDVAIKRKIRNRLQDMQEKIFVQSDDRTDDGITSLKDRVESVEELKKIAADKKKADVDRFSEVACETWLDTRSFGQVFAFKGLELSVGVRGPVSIQMGISLDPIDINSLQITKSVNSVNGNGGKSSDTMGMKHFVDFGVYVFNGSINVQLAEKTKFSEEDAEKIKQALITLFENDASAARPDGSMVVEKIYWWKHPNKLGKYSSAKVHRSVKIEKNKGIDRPKSIEDYHFEVEQLEGIQLIELAGY; from the coding sequence ATGGGTGTATTACAAAATAAAATTGATTTTAAAGTGGTTGTTTCAGTAGCAAATGCAAATCCAAATGGGGATCCCTTGAATGGCAATCGTCCACGTCAAAATTTTGATGGCTTTGGTGAAATTTCTGATGTGGCAATTAAACGTAAAATTCGCAATCGATTGCAAGATATGCAGGAAAAAATTTTTGTTCAGTCGGATGATAGAACAGATGATGGCATCACCAGTTTAAAAGATCGAGTAGAATCTGTCGAAGAATTAAAAAAAATTGCAGCAGATAAGAAAAAAGCGGATGTAGATCGTTTTAGTGAAGTTGCTTGTGAAACTTGGCTTGATACACGTAGCTTTGGTCAGGTATTTGCATTTAAAGGATTAGAACTTTCAGTAGGCGTCAGAGGTCCTGTATCGATTCAAATGGGGATTAGCTTAGATCCAATCGATATTAATAGCCTGCAAATTACAAAAAGTGTTAATTCTGTAAATGGTAATGGTGGAAAAAGCTCAGATACGATGGGAATGAAACATTTTGTCGATTTTGGTGTCTATGTTTTTAATGGCAGTATCAATGTTCAATTGGCTGAAAAAACAAAATTTAGTGAAGAAGATGCTGAGAAAATAAAACAAGCATTGATCACACTTTTTGAAAATGATGCTTCGGCTGCCAGACCAGATGGTAGTATGGTAGTTGAAAAAATATATTGGTGGAAACATCCGAACAAATTAGGAAAATATTCTTCAGCAAAGGTTCATCGATCCGTTAAAATTGAGAAAAATAAAGGTATCGATCGCCCGAAATCTATTGAAGATTATCATTTTGAAGTTGAACAATTAGAAGGGATTCAATTGATAGAGTTAGCAGGTTATTAA
- the cas5c gene encoding type I-C CRISPR-associated protein Cas5c, whose product MRNQISFLVEGEYALFTDPLTKMGGEKWTYPIPTYQALKGITESIYWKPTIIYYIDEVRIMNPIQMETKGIRLMKYNESNASDLAYYTYLKKPKYEVKVHFEFNKNRPDLKLDWNEDKHYQILKRSIKAGGRRDIFLGTRECQGYIEPIEFGREKGSYDEYEEEMNFNTMVHGLSYPDETGKEELLVRLWQPKMVRGIIKFPRPEACSLCRSLKSMNMKPFSIDTIESAELLARSLEEE is encoded by the coding sequence CCCTTAACAAAAATGGGCGGTGAAAAATGGACCTATCCAATTCCGACTTATCAGGCACTTAAAGGGATTACAGAATCGATTTATTGGAAGCCAACTATTATTTACTACATCGATGAAGTCAGGATTATGAATCCGATTCAAATGGAAACCAAAGGCATTCGTCTGATGAAATATAATGAGAGTAATGCAAGCGATCTAGCATATTATACCTATTTAAAAAAACCAAAATATGAAGTAAAAGTTCATTTTGAATTCAATAAAAATCGTCCAGATTTAAAACTAGATTGGAATGAAGATAAACACTATCAAATTTTAAAACGTTCCATTAAAGCGGGTGGACGTCGAGATATTTTTCTAGGTACAAGAGAATGCCAAGGTTATATTGAACCGATTGAATTTGGCAGAGAAAAAGGAAGTTATGATGAGTATGAAGAAGAGATGAATTTTAATACCATGGTGCATGGACTATCTTATCCTGATGAAACAGGCAAAGAAGAATTACTTGTTCGATTATGGCAACCAAAAATGGTAAGGGGAATTATCAAATTTCCTCGTCCTGAAGCGTGTTCACTCTGTCGTTCATTAAAATCAATGAACATGAAGCCATTCTCAATAGATACTATCGAATCAGCAGAGCTTCTAGCACGATCATTGGAGGAAGAATAA